A genomic window from Quercus lobata isolate SW786 chromosome 10, ValleyOak3.0 Primary Assembly, whole genome shotgun sequence includes:
- the LOC115962591 gene encoding protein NUCLEAR FUSION DEFECTIVE 4-like, with protein sequence MEKLRPQLSTRWIATVAGIWIQCSVGASYTFSIYSAVLKSSQGYSQSTLDTVSVFKDIGANAGVISGLLYSFVTRKTSLPLCVVHVVGAIQYFLGYFLMWASVVGLIDKPPVALMCLFMFLAAHAQTFFNTADVVSGLENFPHYGGTIVGIMKGFLGLSGAILIQVYDTFFKGEASTYLLMLALLPTCVSLVLMFLVRIYEKTTSDHKKHLNGFSAVALIIAGYLMIIIILENIFTLPLWARISTFVLLLILLLLPLGIAINALREESNRSLQTDSIENNLLTDHGEQITSPKFSTAEDTIEYQQLPSSDLEVKATSDDKILLDEEPLNPLQSMCTVNFWLLFVAMICGMGSGLATINNMSQIGASLSYTTVEVNNLVSLWSIWNFLGRFGAGYVSDYLLHTRGWARPVLMAVTLATMAVGHIVIASGFPGNLYVGSVLVGICYGSQWSLMPTITSELFGVRHMGTIFNTIAIANPVGSYVLSVKVIGYIYDKEASGDDDTCYGTRCFMLSFLIMAAVAFLGCLVAVALFFRTKRFYQLAVLRRLMHSFK encoded by the exons atggagaagcTGAGGCCTCAGCTGAGTACGAGATGGATAGCCACAGTGGCGGGCATATGGATCCAGTGCAGCGTCGGAGCATCCTACACCTTCTCCATCTACTCCGCCGTGCTCAAATCGAGCCAAGGCTACAGCCAATCAACGCTTGACACCGTTTCGGTCTTCAAGGACATTGGTGCCAATGCTGGGGTCATATCGGGCCTCCTCTACTCCTTCGTCACACGCAAGACTTCCCTTCCGCTATGCGTGGTTCACGTTGTGGGTGCGATACAGTACTTCCTAGGCTATTTTCTCATGTGGGCCTCCGTCGTTGGATTGATCGACAAGCCTCCTGTGGCGTTGATGTGCCTCTTCATGTTTCTTGCAGCTCATGCTCAGACCTTTTTCAACACCGCCGATGTTGTCAGTGGCTTAGAAAACTTTCCTCATTATGGTGGCACGATCGTGGGTATTATGAAG GGCTTTCTTGGGCTTAGTGGAGCAATACTAATTCAAGTGTATGACACATTTTTCAAGGGCGAGGCAAGCACATACCTTCTGATGCTTGCTCTGTTGCCTACATGTGTCTCCCTTGTGCTTATGTTTTTGGTGAGAATTTATGAAAAAACCACAAGTGATCACAAGAAGCACTTAAATGGTTTCTCTGCAGTTGCTTTGATCATTGCTGGTTATCTCATGATTATCATAATTTTGGAAAACATCTTCACTTTGCCATTGTGGGCACGCATTTCTACATTCGTTCTTCTTCTGATTCTACTTTTATTGCCTCTTGGAATTGCAATCAATGCCCTGAGGGAGGAGTCAAATAGATCATTACAAACAGATTCAATTGAGAATAATCTTTTAACTGACCATGGTGAGCAAATCACATCCCCAAAATTTTCTACAGCAGAGGATACTATAGAGTATCAACAATTGCCAAGTAGTGACCTCGAAGTGAAGGCCACTTCTGATGACAAAATACTTTTGGATGAAGAACCCTTAAATCCCTTGCAGTCCATGTGTACTGTGAACTTCTGGTTGTTGTTTGTTGCCATGATATGTGGAATGGGCTCTGGGCTAGCTACAATTAATAATATGAGCCAAATAGGGGCATCTCTCAGTTACACTACTGTGGAGGTAAATAACTTGGTTTCTTTATGGAGTATATGGAATTTTCTTGGCCGATTTGGAGCTGGATATGTATCAGACTATCTCCTGCACACAAGAGGTTGGGCAAGGCCAGTGTTGATGGCTGTTACTCTAGCCACAATGGCTGTTGGCCACATAGTTATAGCTTCTGGTTTTCCTGGAAATTTGTATGTCGGTTCAGTCCTAGTGGGGATTTGTTATGGTTCACAGTGGTCATTAATGCCCACCATCACTTCGGAGCTATTTGGTGTTCGGCACATGGGCACTATTTTCAACACTATTGCCATAGCAAACCCTGTGGGATCTTATGTGTTATCTGTAAAAGTAATTGGTTATATCTATGACAAGGAAGCGTCTGGCGATGATGACACATGTTATGGTACTCGCTGCTTTATGTTGTCTTTTCTGATCATGGCAGCTGTGGCATTTTTGGGGTGCCTTGTTGCTGTTGCATTGTTCTTTCGGACTAAGAGATTCTATCAGCTAGCTGTGCTTAGAAGGTTAATGCATTCTTTTAAATGA